The sequence below is a genomic window from Variovorax paradoxus B4.
CGTCTGGGTCATCGGTGGCGATCCGTCGACGGTGCACTGGCAGCCGGTGGCCGTCGAGCGCCTGGACGGCGAGCGAGCGCTGGTGGCCGGGCAGCTCAAGCTGGGCGACCAGGTGGTCGCGCTCGGCGCGCACCTGCTGCGCGAAGGCGAGAAGGTGCGTGTCGCGGCCTCGGCCGCGACCCCCGCGGTGGGCGGAGCCCGCCCATGAGCGAAGGCCGCTTCAACCTGTCGGCGCTGGCCGTCCGCGAGCGATCCATCACGCTGTTTCTCATTGGCCTGATCTCGCTGGCGGGGCTGGTCGCGTTCTTCAAGCTCGGCCGCGCGGAAGATCCGGCTTTCACCGTCAAGGTGATGACGGTCATCACCGCCTGGCCCGGCGCGACGGCGCAGGAAATGCAGGACCAGGTCGCCGAGAAGCTCGAGAAGCGCCTGCAGGAGTTGCGCTACTACGACCGCACGGAGACCTACACGCGGCCCGGCCTGGCGTTCACGACCCTGACGCTGCTCGACAGCACGCCGCCGGCCCAGGTGCAGGAACAGTTCTACCAGGCGCGCAAGAAGCTCGGTGACGAAGCGGGCAGCCTGCCGGCCGGCGTGATCGGGCCGATGATCAACGACGAGTACGCGGACGTCACCTTCGCCCTGTTCGCACTCAAGGCCAAGGGAGAAGCGCAGCGCGTGCTGGTGCGCGATGCCGAGACGCTGCGCCAGCGCCTCTTGCATGTGCCGGGCGTGAAGAAGGTCAACATCGCGGGCGAGCAGTCGGAGCGCATCTACGTCGAGTTCGCGCACGACCGGCTGGCCACCTTGGGCATCGGGCCGCAGGACGTGTTCGCCGCGCTCAACAGCCAGAACGCGTTGAGCCCGGCCGGCTCTGTGGAAACCCGCGGCCCGCAGGTCTTCATTCGGCTGGACGGCGCATTCGACACGCTGCAGAAGATCCGCGACACACCCGTGGTCGCGCGGGGCCGCACCCTGAATCTGTCGGATGTGGCCACGGTCAGGCGCGGCTATGAAGACCCGGCCACCTTCATGATCCGCAACGGCGGCGAGCCAGCCTTGCTGATCGGCGTGGTCATGCGGGAGGGCTGGAACGGGCTCGACCTGGGCAAGGCGCTGGAGGTGGAAGCCCGCGCCATCAATGCCGAGCTGCCGCTGGGCCTGAGCCTCACCAAGGTCACGGACCAGTCGGTGAACATCAGTGCGTCGGTCGACGAGTTCATGGTCAAGTTCTTTGCGGCCTTGCTGGTCGTCATGCTGGTGAGCTTCCTGAGCATGGGCTGGCGCGCGGGCCTTGTGGTGGCCGCTGCGGTGCCGCTGACGCTGGCCGTGGTCTTCGTGGTGATGGCCGCGACCGGCAAGAACTTCGACCGCATCACGCTCGGCTCGCTGATCCTCGCGCTCGGCCTGCTGGTGGACGACGCCATCATCGCCATCGAGATGATGGTGGTGAAGATCGAGGAGGGCTACAGCCACGTGGCCGCGTCCGCCTACGCCTGGAGCCACACGGCGGCGCCGATGCTCTCGGGCACGCTGGTCACCGCCGTCGGCTTCATGCCCAACGGTTTCGCGCCGTCGACCGCGGGCGAGTACACGAGCAACATGTTCTGGATTGTCGGCATCGCGCTCATTGCATCGTGGGTGGTCGCCGTGGTGTTCACCCCCTACTTGGGCGTGAAGCTGCTGCCGAACTTCAAGAAGATCGAAGGCGGCCATGCCGCGATCTACGACACGCCGCGCTACAACCGGCTGCGCGGCGTGCTGGCACGCGTCATCGCGCGCAAGTGGCTGGTGGCGGGCGCGGTCGTCGGCCTCTTCGTGGTGTCGATCCTCGGCATGGGCGTGGTCAAGAAGCAGTTCTTCCCGATCTCCGACCGCCCCGAAGTCCTGGTCGAAGTGCAGATGCCCTACGGCAGCTCGATCACGCAGACCAGTGGCGCCACGGCCAAGGTCGAGGCCTGGCTGTCGACGCAGCCGGAGGCCCAGATCGTCACCTCGTACATCGGGCAGGGCGCGCCGCGCTTCTACTTCGCGATGGGGCCCGAACTGCCCGATCCGTCGTTCGCCAAGATCGTGGTGCGCACGGCCAGCCAGGAGGAGCGCGAGGCCCTGAAGCACCGGTTGCGCCAGGCCATTGCCGACGGCCTCGCGTCCGAGGCGCGGGTGCGCGTGACGCAGCTGGTGTTCGGCCCGTACTCGCCGTTCCCCGTGGCCTACCGTGTCAGCGGACCCGATGCGAACGAGCTGCGCAGGATCGCGGCCGAGGTGCGGCAGGTGATGGATGCCAGCCCGATGATGCGCACCGTCAGCACCGACTGGGGCACCCGCACGCCCACGCTGCACTTCACCCTGAAACAGGACCGCCTGCAGGCCGTCGGGCTGAGCTCTAGCGCGGTGGCGCAGCAGCTGCAGTTCCTCCTGAGCGGTGCGCCGGTGACCACCGTGCGCGAAGACATCCGCACCGTACAGGTGGTGGCCCGTTCGGCCGGCAGCACCCGGCTCGATCCCGCGAAGCTCGCGGACTTCACGCTCGCCGGTGCCGGCGGCCAGCGCATTCCGCTGTCGCAGGTCGGCGAGGTCGAGGTGCGCATGGAAGAACCCGTGATGCGGCGACGCGACCGCATGCCCACGATCACGGTGCAGGGCGACATCGCCGAGGGGCTGCAGCCCCCCGACGTGTCGACCGCGATCACCGCGCAGCTGCAGCCCCTGATGCAGAAGCTGCCGGCGGGCTACCGCATCGCCGAGGCTGGCTCGATCGAGGAATCGGAGAAGGCAACCCAGGCGATGCTGCCGCTGTTCCCGATCATGCTGGCGGCCACGCTGCTCATCATCATCTTCCAGGTGCGCTCCATGTCCGCGATGGTCATGGTGTTCCTCACGAGCCCGCTCGGGCTGATCGGCGTCGTGCCGACCCTGCTGCTGTTCCAGCAGCCCTTCGGCATCAATGCGCTCGTGGGGCTCATCGCGCTGTCGGGCATCCTGATGCGCAACACGCTGATCCTGCTCGGGCAGATCCACCACAACCAGCAGGAGGGGCTCGATCCGTTCCATGCGGTCGTCGAGGCGACCGTGCAGCGTGCGCGGCCCGTGATCCTGACGGCGCTGGCGGCGATCCTCGCGTTCATTCCGCTGACGCATTCGGTGTTCTGGGGCGCGCTGGCGTACACGCTGATCGGCGGCACTTTCGCGGGGACGATCCTGACGTTGGTGTTCCTGCCGGCGATGTATTCGATCTGGTTCAGGATCAAACCCGGCAACGCGACGCAGCCCGCGCACTGACGCGCCTCATCCCCATTCATCAAGATCGAAGGAATTGCCATGTCGAGTTCATCAGTCGTTGTCGTGACGGGCGCGTCCTCGGGCATCGGACGCGCCGCCGCCGAGATGTTCGTGGCGCGCGGCTGCCGGGTGTTCGGCACCGCGCGCGACCTGCGCAAGGCACCCGCGCTGCCCGGTGTCGAGTTCGTCGAGATGGACGTTCGCGAAGAAGGCTCGGTTCAGGCGGGCATCGAATCCATCATCGACCGGGCCACGCGCATCGACGTGCTGGTCAACAACGCGGGAATGATGATGATCGGCGCGGTCGAGGAAACCGCGACGGCCGAGGCCGCGGAACTGTTCGACACCAACGTCTTCGGCATGCTTCGCACGACGCGCGCCGTGTTGCCATACATGCGCCAGCAGCGCCGCGGGCGGATCGTTAACGTGAGTTCGGTGCTCGGCGTGCTTCCGGCGCCATACATGGGGCTGTATTCGGCCACCAAGCACGCGGTGGAAGGGCTGTCGGAATCGCTGGACCACGAGGTGCGCCAGTTCGGCATTCGCGCGACGCTGGTACAGCCGGCCTTCACCCGGACGAACCTCGATGCCAACGCACCCCGTGCCAGGGCGCGGATCGCGGACTATGACCGCGAACGCGACCTGGTGGCGCTCTCCGTGGCCGACAGCGTGAACAGTGCGCCCGAGCCGCACGGCGTGGCGGGCACCATCGTCGAGGCGGCGCTCGACCCATGGCGCATGCGCTGCACCCCGCCAGGGGAGGCGTCTCTCCTGACGAAATTGCGGCGCTTCATGCCGGCGGGTCCGGTGGACGCGAGCCTGAGAAAAAAGCTCGGACTCGGCGCTTCCTGAGCAGCAGCTCGCCGTACAAACGAAGGAAGGAGAGCATCGTGGACAGCCTGGATCTCCTGCGCACCTTCAGCGAGGTGGCCTCTTCCGGAAGCTTCTCCCGCACCGCCAAGCATCTGGCGCTGTCGAGGGGGACCGTCAGCAAGTACATCGCGGCCCTCGAGCGCCGCTTCGGCGTGCGGTTGCTGAACCGGACCAGCCGCGCCGTCAGCCTCACCGACGCAGGCCTCTTGCTGCTCGACAGGAGCAGGCCAATATTGGAACTGGCCGATGCGACACGCGCCGAACTTCAGGACCGCGCGCGGGTCCCGAGCGGGCGCGTGCGCATCTCGGCGCCTTACGGCATGGAACTGACGGAATTGCCGGCACTGATCAACGTCTTTCTTGGCCACTATCCGGAGGTCAGCATCAGTCTCATGCTCACGAACCGCATGGTCGATCTTGCGGAGGAGGGCGTCGACATCGCGCTTCGCTTCGGCGCGTCGGCCAACGACAACCTGATCGTTCGAAAACTGGTGTCGATGGAGCTCACTGTCTGTGCAGCTCCCGTCTACTGGCGCAAGCATGGCGTGCCTGCCCGTCCGGGCGAACTTGCGCATCACGTCGCGCTGTTCAGCAGCCATTTGAATCCGCTGCCAAAGTGGCGCTTCGAAGTCGACGGTCAGCCACTCGAAGTCGCGGTCCGTGGACGGTTGGATGCAACGGAAGCCAGCCCGCTGATCCAGGCGGCACTGCTTGGCGCAGGCGTCGTCTACCTGCCCTCGGTGATGCTCGAGCCCTACGTCCAGAGCGGGCGACTGGTGCCCGTGCTGTCGGAGTTCGTCCGCAGCGACATGTGGCTGTCGGCCGTCTATCTGCAGCGCCGGCACAGTACGGCAGTGCACCGAGCCCTGTTGGATTTTCTTGCGAGCCGGTTGAAGCCTGCAGGGTCGAAAATCAATATCGGGACTCAGCCGGAGGCACCGAGCCGAGATGAGAGATCGGCCCTCGGAAGCGTCAACCGTTCCTAGCTTTCATGCGGCCCTGACGATACGCTCGGCTTCTTGACGGCGGAGACCGCGCTACGTCGTCTTTCAAGCTCGAAAAGGAAACGCGAACCCGGGCCGGACCGGGCCGGGAAATTGCGGTTGATGGCACTGATAGTGAGCTGTTCAGTCCGACTCGACGCGCCAGGCCCGGCGTTGATGCAAGCGCTGCAGCCAGGTTCGACGGCTCTGATCCCCTACATGCCCGCCGCGTTCGTCGTGCGAGACAGAGGATTCAAGGCGCTCAGTGCCAAGGCAACGGAACCGAGGACAGGATAATGGTGACGAGGAGCAACCGATACTGGCGCCCGCCAACAAACGATGTTCCGCCGCGCCAGCTATTCTGCAAGAGCACAACGACTGGTTGGGTGATTCGAAGCGAAGGCGTACCTAGACAACGGTGCCGGTTTCTGACGAACCAGTGCGCGTTGGTGTAGAGCGCCGTCGGAGAGTAGAGATTGAAGGGCCGACCTTTCCGAAGGACAGCGGCTCCGCGTTGAAGCGCTGAACAAAGTGCGAAATCCAGAACCGCACCGTGCTCGTCCACGTCGATACGGCCACCAAAGCCAGGCGAGTGGCGTCCTGGGTCGAACAGTGCCTTCTTGCGATAGACCCATGAGCTGATGTTAACGATCTCTGATCTGCCGACGGCGAAACTCCATCGACGTACATTCGGCCTCGCGCTTGAAGAACTTGACGAAATTGGACAGGTCGTTGAAGCCAATGCGTTCGGCAATGTCCGAGACAGACAGTTCCGTGTGCGCCAACAGCCGCTTGGCCTCCAGAACGATCCGCGCGGAGATGAAGGCCTTGGGATTCATGCCCGCCGAGTCCATCGTGGCGCGGGCAAGGCTTTTCTCGGAGCATCCCATGCGCTCGGCATACCGGGACGCATGATGCCAAGCGGCGAAGTGCTTCTCCACGAGCAGCTCAAACTCCTTGAAACGTTGCGACGCAGGACTTCGGGCCGCACCACGTGTTTCGTTCTGCGC
It includes:
- a CDS encoding efflux RND transporter permease subunit, giving the protein MSEGRFNLSALAVRERSITLFLIGLISLAGLVAFFKLGRAEDPAFTVKVMTVITAWPGATAQEMQDQVAEKLEKRLQELRYYDRTETYTRPGLAFTTLTLLDSTPPAQVQEQFYQARKKLGDEAGSLPAGVIGPMINDEYADVTFALFALKAKGEAQRVLVRDAETLRQRLLHVPGVKKVNIAGEQSERIYVEFAHDRLATLGIGPQDVFAALNSQNALSPAGSVETRGPQVFIRLDGAFDTLQKIRDTPVVARGRTLNLSDVATVRRGYEDPATFMIRNGGEPALLIGVVMREGWNGLDLGKALEVEARAINAELPLGLSLTKVTDQSVNISASVDEFMVKFFAALLVVMLVSFLSMGWRAGLVVAAAVPLTLAVVFVVMAATGKNFDRITLGSLILALGLLVDDAIIAIEMMVVKIEEGYSHVAASAYAWSHTAAPMLSGTLVTAVGFMPNGFAPSTAGEYTSNMFWIVGIALIASWVVAVVFTPYLGVKLLPNFKKIEGGHAAIYDTPRYNRLRGVLARVIARKWLVAGAVVGLFVVSILGMGVVKKQFFPISDRPEVLVEVQMPYGSSITQTSGATAKVEAWLSTQPEAQIVTSYIGQGAPRFYFAMGPELPDPSFAKIVVRTASQEEREALKHRLRQAIADGLASEARVRVTQLVFGPYSPFPVAYRVSGPDANELRRIAAEVRQVMDASPMMRTVSTDWGTRTPTLHFTLKQDRLQAVGLSSSAVAQQLQFLLSGAPVTTVREDIRTVQVVARSAGSTRLDPAKLADFTLAGAGGQRIPLSQVGEVEVRMEEPVMRRRDRMPTITVQGDIAEGLQPPDVSTAITAQLQPLMQKLPAGYRIAEAGSIEESEKATQAMLPLFPIMLAATLLIIIFQVRSMSAMVMVFLTSPLGLIGVVPTLLLFQQPFGINALVGLIALSGILMRNTLILLGQIHHNQQEGLDPFHAVVEATVQRARPVILTALAAILAFIPLTHSVFWGALAYTLIGGTFAGTILTLVFLPAMYSIWFRIKPGNATQPAH
- a CDS encoding oxidoreductase, which produces MSSSSVVVVTGASSGIGRAAAEMFVARGCRVFGTARDLRKAPALPGVEFVEMDVREEGSVQAGIESIIDRATRIDVLVNNAGMMMIGAVEETATAEAAELFDTNVFGMLRTTRAVLPYMRQQRRGRIVNVSSVLGVLPAPYMGLYSATKHAVEGLSESLDHEVRQFGIRATLVQPAFTRTNLDANAPRARARIADYDRERDLVALSVADSVNSAPEPHGVAGTIVEAALDPWRMRCTPPGEASLLTKLRRFMPAGPVDASLRKKLGLGAS
- a CDS encoding LysR family transcriptional regulator, which encodes MDSLDLLRTFSEVASSGSFSRTAKHLALSRGTVSKYIAALERRFGVRLLNRTSRAVSLTDAGLLLLDRSRPILELADATRAELQDRARVPSGRVRISAPYGMELTELPALINVFLGHYPEVSISLMLTNRMVDLAEEGVDIALRFGASANDNLIVRKLVSMELTVCAAPVYWRKHGVPARPGELAHHVALFSSHLNPLPKWRFEVDGQPLEVAVRGRLDATEASPLIQAALLGAGVVYLPSVMLEPYVQSGRLVPVLSEFVRSDMWLSAVYLQRRHSTAVHRALLDFLASRLKPAGSKINIGTQPEAPSRDERSALGSVNRS